The segment CCCTCATGACCAGCAACAACCAATTCGCTGGTGCGGTTCTCGTGGTCAGAGACGTCACTCGCCTAGATGAGCTGGAGAAGCGTCTGGACGAACGCGCCAGCTACCGAAGCATCGTGGGCAAAAGTGAACGAATGCGTGAGATTTACACCATTCTGGACCAACTCACTGACCTGAAAACAACAGTCCTGGTCATGGGAGATTCAGGGACCGGCAAGGAGCTTATCGTCGAGGCTCTGCACTACGGCAGCACCTGCATCACTGGCCCTCTGGTCAAGGTTAACTGCGCGGCGCTGGCTGAAAACCTGCTGGAAAGCGAACTCTTCGGCCATGTACGGGGCGCCTTTACCGGCGCAGTCCAGGACCGTATGGGCCGTTTCCAGGCCGCCGAGGGTGGCACCATCTTCCTGGACGAAATCGGGGATCTGAAGCCCAGTACACAGCTCAAGCTGCTTCGTGTCCTTGAGAGCAAGGAATATGAACGCGTTGGTGATTCAACCACGCACAAGGCAGATGTCCGGGTCGTTGCAGCCACAAATCGCAACCTCTGGGACCGGGTTCAGGACGGGCATTTCCGCAAGGACCTCTATTACCGACTCAAGGTCATGGTCATCAAACTGCCGTCCCTGCGTGATCGAACCGGTGACATCCCATTGCTCACAGAACATTTCCTCGACCACTACCGGACCATCTATGGCAAGGACATCACAGGTGTCACCGGAGAGGTCATGGAGGTCTTCGTCCGCTACTCCTGGCCAGGCAATATCCGCGAACTCAAGCATTCCCTGGAACACGCCAGCATTCTCTGTCCAGGGGGCCCCATCACGATGCGCCATCTGCCCGTGGAGTTGCAGACCCAGTTGCTGCCGGATAAACACAACGTCGACAACGCAACGCTCTGGGATTCTGAACGCGCCAGAATCTCCAAAGCCCTAGAACAGGCCCACTGGAATAAAACAGTTGCCTCAAAACTGATCGGTATCAGCCGCACCACGCTCTACCGAAAGATGCAGGAACTGGGCATCAAACCTTAGTCCCTGCCCCGATCCAGCGCACAGATTGTCATGTTACAATCTGTTTCGCGGCACACTTTAGACCCTTCCATTCGTGACGGGTCTCCCGCTTAGCGACGTACAACCCCCTGAAATCAATCAGATCAAAAACGGACCTCGCCAAAGGCCGCAACTGGCCCCCATGTTGCTTTCATCAGGACCCATGGAGTGCTCATGGGCAACCTGTCAGCGACATGCGTGGAGGGCGGACATGTACCTACAGCAAGCACTGCAGAAACTCGTGATGCCTCTGGCTCTGATGCTGCTCTGGGCAGCACCAATGACTGCGGCAGAAACCAGTCAATGCATCGAATGCCACACCACCCCGGAAAAACTCATCAATGCCGTGAGGGAAATCGCCAGAAGTACCGTCGGAGTGCCCAGCGGATCGACCCAATTCGCAGGCGAAGGGTGAGGTGGTGCGGTGGAGCCGTTGGCTCCGCACGAAAAGGTCTTTGTGGACCGGGCTTTCCTTGAGGATGAAAACCACGGGGAAATCGATTGTCACGACTGCCACGGGGGCAACCCCGGTGAGCCAGATTTCATTGCGGCCCACGATGGACTGGTGCGCGATCCGACCACCGGCGACGCAACCCGGGTCTGCGGTGATTGCCACGAGGAAGTGACCACCATCGCCAAGGGTAGCCTGCATGTTACCCTGAAGCCCTTCCAGCTGATGATCGACTCCCGCAGCGGCAACACCCCCGAGACCAAGGCCAATGTGGACACTGCCAGAAACGCCCATTGCGGGGCCTGCCACGCCAGTTGCGGACAATGCCATATCAGCCGCCCATCCTATGTGGGGGGAGGATTCCTGGACGGACACCAGTTCATACGCACCCCCCCCATGCGCGAAGTCTGCACGGCCTGTCACGGCAGCCGGATTGAAAACGAATATTTTGGTAAGAATCAGGGGTCGCCGCCTGACGTACATTGGCGCAAGCGCTTCTTCCGCTGCATCAAATGCCACACCGGTGAGGAAATGCATGGCGATGGTCAAACCGATGCCGCTCACCGCTACGAGGCTCCCAGAGCACCGCGCTGCGAGGACTGCCACCTCTCCATCTACGCCGAGGGTGCCGACAACGCAAAGCAACATCGCACGCATCGGGAACAGGTAAGTTGCCAAGTCTGTCACTCCGTGCCTTACAAGAACTGCAGCTCATGCCATGTCGCGCTCGATCGCTATGGCTTCAAGTATTTCAATAACGATGAAAACTTCCTGGGTTTCAAAATCGGGCTCAACCCCCAGCAAAGCCTTAAGCGCCCCCAAAGATTCGTGACGCTCAGGCATGTCCCCGTGGCCCCGAATCTGTTCGACTTCTACGTGGAAAACGGACTTGCCGAATTTGATGCCCTACCAACATGGAAGCTGGCCACACCCCACAATATTCGCAGGATCACCCCGCAGAATAAGACCTGCAACGCCTGCCACGGCAACAAGGCTCTGTTCCTACTGTCAGGGGATGTATCCGAACCCTACCGACGGGCCAACGCCATGGTCATGGTTCCGGAAACCGAGATTCCACCCCGGCAGGATGAACAAGCCCTGCTGAGCATCGATCAGGGAGAAACGCCATGAAAAGAATAATGACCATTCTCCTGACCCTGACCCTCTGCACCTGCCTGGCTCAGACAGCCCTGCCCCAAGACCTAACCAAAAAGGATCTGGTGCGTGAAGCCAAGGCCGCCGTCACCCATGTCGACGTCAATCAGGCCAAACTGATGTGGGACAAGGGCGGGGTCTACTTCATCGACTGCCGCGAAGATAAAGAATTCAGGCAGGGCCACATTGCCGGGGCGCTCACCATCCCCCGGGGCTGGCTGGAATTCAAGATCGAGGAACTGGTGCCGGAACGCGACGCCAGCATCGTCCTCTACTGTCGTAGCGGGGATCGCAGCAGCCTTGGAGTCCTGTCGCTTCTCCGCATGGGCTATGGCAGAACCGTTAATCTCATAGGAGGATGGCGAGCCTGGAACAAGGCCGAATATCCGGTCGAATAGGATAATTCCTCTGCATTTCGGAGGTGCTACATGTCCAGATTGTTTGCATTGACGGTTTGCCTACTGGCAGCGCTTCTGATCACGGTAGCGCCTTTGGCCGAAGAACAAACCCCTGAACCGAAAGCCGTGACCATGGCCGTGGAATACGGACTGACAAGGGCCCAGATCGCCAGTTTCGACACGGCTCTCTGCGCACGTCTGATCCGCTTCGGCAA is part of the Desulfovibrio ferrophilus genome and harbors:
- a CDS encoding rhodanese-like domain-containing protein is translated as MKRIMTILLTLTLCTCLAQTALPQDLTKKDLVREAKAAVTHVDVNQAKLMWDKGGVYFIDCREDKEFRQGHIAGALTIPRGWLEFKIEELVPERDASIVLYCRSGDRSSLGVLSLLRMGYGRTVNLIGGWRAWNKAEYPVE